A genomic stretch from Pyxidicoccus trucidator includes:
- a CDS encoding catalase, which translates to MQFRSLLLSALLLGGPALAETPPPLTTDTGSPVGTNQSSKTAGPRGGVLLEDFHLIEKLARFDRERIPERVVHARGTGAHGTFESYDNFSSLTRASIFSAKGKKTPMFVRFSTVIHPSGSPETLRDPRGFALKFYTDEGNWDLVGNNLPIFFIRDAIKFPDMVHSLKPSPITNKQDPNRFFDFFSHQPESTHMLTQVYSDLGIPANHRQMNGHGVHSFKFVNAKGEYKYVKFNWASQQGVKGLNTPDEVARTVAADFQHATTDLYASIGAGKLPSWELSVQVLDPKELDKFSFDPLDATKVWPEDKAPSVKLGRFTLNKMPDNFFEETEQVAFSPGVVPPGIEPSEDRLLQGRLFSYADTQRYRIGANYQSLPVNRAKAPVNSNSQAGSMNIANTKSDVNYEPSVTRETQDVPAYLLSSAPLSGTTQQRAIEKTDNFSQAGAFYVALDAGAKERLVKNIAADLGQVRDARVKARIVGHFYMANADYGTRLAKLVGVKVDDAKAAVAPLATR; encoded by the coding sequence GTGCAATTCCGCTCCTTGCTTCTGTCCGCACTGCTCCTTGGCGGTCCGGCCCTGGCCGAGACTCCGCCCCCTCTCACCACCGACACTGGCTCCCCGGTGGGGACCAACCAGAGCTCCAAGACGGCCGGCCCCCGAGGTGGCGTGCTGCTGGAGGACTTCCACCTCATCGAGAAGCTGGCGCGGTTCGACCGTGAGCGCATCCCCGAGCGCGTCGTCCACGCGCGTGGCACCGGCGCCCACGGCACCTTCGAGAGCTACGACAACTTCTCCAGCCTCACCCGCGCGTCCATCTTCTCCGCCAAGGGCAAGAAGACGCCGATGTTCGTGCGCTTCTCCACGGTCATCCACCCGTCCGGCTCGCCGGAGACGCTGCGGGACCCGCGCGGCTTCGCGCTGAAGTTCTACACGGACGAGGGCAACTGGGACCTGGTCGGCAACAACCTGCCCATCTTCTTCATCCGGGACGCCATCAAGTTCCCGGACATGGTGCACTCGCTCAAGCCGTCGCCGATCACGAACAAGCAGGACCCGAACCGCTTCTTCGACTTCTTCTCGCACCAGCCCGAGTCGACGCACATGCTCACGCAGGTCTACTCGGACCTGGGCATCCCCGCGAACCACCGGCAGATGAACGGGCACGGCGTGCACTCGTTCAAGTTCGTCAACGCGAAGGGCGAGTACAAGTACGTCAAGTTCAACTGGGCCTCGCAGCAGGGCGTGAAGGGCCTCAACACCCCTGACGAGGTCGCCCGCACCGTCGCGGCGGACTTCCAGCACGCCACCACGGACCTGTACGCCTCCATCGGCGCGGGCAAGCTCCCGTCGTGGGAGCTGTCGGTGCAGGTGCTGGACCCGAAGGAGCTGGACAAGTTCAGCTTCGACCCGCTCGACGCGACGAAGGTGTGGCCCGAGGACAAGGCGCCGTCCGTCAAGCTGGGCAGGTTCACCCTGAACAAGATGCCGGACAACTTCTTCGAGGAGACCGAGCAGGTCGCGTTCTCCCCCGGCGTGGTGCCCCCGGGCATCGAGCCCTCCGAGGACCGGCTGCTGCAGGGCCGCCTGTTCTCCTACGCGGACACGCAGCGCTACCGCATCGGCGCCAACTACCAGTCGCTGCCCGTCAACCGCGCCAAGGCCCCGGTGAACAGCAACAGCCAGGCCGGCTCCATGAACATCGCCAACACGAAGTCGGACGTGAACTACGAGCCGAGCGTCACCCGTGAGACGCAGGACGTCCCGGCCTACCTGCTGTCGAGCGCCCCGCTGAGCGGCACCACGCAGCAGCGGGCCATCGAGAAGACGGACAACTTCTCCCAGGCGGGCGCCTTCTATGTCGCGCTCGACGCCGGGGCGAAGGAGCGACTGGTGAAGAACATCGCCGCGGACCTGGGCCAGGTGCGTGACGCCCGCGTGAAGGCCCGCATCGTGGGGCACTTCTACATGGCCAACGCCGACTACGGCACGCGCCTGGCGAAGCTGGTGGGCGTGAAGGTGGACGACGCCAAGGCGGCCGTGGCTCCGCTGGCGACGCGCTGA
- a CDS encoding ankyrin repeat domain-containing protein yields MVRKLLLGTFGLLMLVGALLTAAWLSLRAAPAPAGRLLATSEAERYLLAAARAGDVEVVTGLIKAGTPVEARDARGFSPLILAAYHGHTDAVRALLAAGADACAGDNRGNTALMGAAFKGYADIVGLLNQQPCAVDQANGLGQTALMFASLFGRTEVVEQLRKQGASPEVRDASGRSAQDWAATQAPAAPVAPVAPVTPEPSASAR; encoded by the coding sequence ATGGTTCGCAAGCTGCTGCTCGGAACGTTCGGTCTGCTGATGCTGGTCGGCGCGCTGCTCACCGCCGCGTGGCTGTCGCTTCGCGCAGCGCCCGCGCCCGCGGGCCGACTGCTCGCGACGAGCGAGGCCGAGCGCTACCTGCTCGCCGCTGCTCGCGCGGGCGACGTGGAGGTCGTGACTGGTCTCATCAAGGCCGGCACCCCCGTGGAGGCCCGTGACGCGCGGGGCTTCTCGCCCCTCATCCTTGCCGCGTACCACGGCCACACCGACGCAGTGCGCGCGCTGCTCGCTGCTGGCGCGGATGCCTGCGCGGGTGACAACCGGGGCAACACCGCGCTGATGGGTGCGGCCTTCAAGGGCTACGCGGACATCGTCGGGCTGCTCAACCAGCAGCCCTGCGCCGTGGACCAGGCCAATGGCCTCGGTCAGACGGCGCTGATGTTCGCCTCCCTCTTCGGCCGCACGGAGGTGGTGGAGCAACTGCGCAAGCAGGGCGCCTCGCCCGAGGTTCGCGATGCGAGTGGCCGCTCCGCCCAGGACTGGGCGGCCACGCAGGCACCGGCCGCGCCCGTGGCTCCCGTGGCTCCCGTGACTCCGGAGCCCTCCGCGTCGGCGCGGTGA
- a CDS encoding L-erythro-3,5-diaminohexanoate dehydrogenase — MGIDLYGLSRVVGESGVLPQRARKLDASLPCREAELLIDVESLNIDAASFKQIKGEVGGDSKRIGERIQEIVRERGKMQNPVTGSGGMLIGRVKELGPKHPARELLKVGDRIATLVSLTLTPLVIEEVKAVHADIDRVDIRGHALLFASGIFAKLPSDMPDTLALAALDVCGAPALVARHVRPGMTVAVLGAGKSGALCLAQARRNLESRGKLIALDVSQGALDLLSSIGLCDAALKVDATQGVDVMEAVSRATDGQLCDLVVNCASVGNTEMATILSVKDGGTAIFFSMATSFTAAALGAEGVGKDVTMVVGNGYVPGHAALTLDLLRTEPELLQLFATRYV, encoded by the coding sequence ATGGGCATCGACCTCTACGGGCTGTCCCGCGTCGTCGGAGAGAGTGGCGTGCTGCCGCAGCGGGCGCGGAAGTTGGACGCTTCGCTGCCATGCCGCGAGGCGGAGCTGCTCATCGACGTGGAGAGCCTCAACATCGACGCCGCGTCCTTCAAGCAGATCAAGGGCGAGGTGGGTGGGGACTCGAAGCGCATCGGCGAGCGCATCCAGGAAATCGTCCGCGAGCGCGGGAAGATGCAGAACCCCGTGACGGGCTCGGGCGGCATGCTGATTGGCCGAGTGAAGGAGCTGGGCCCCAAGCACCCCGCGCGCGAGCTGCTCAAGGTGGGGGACCGCATCGCCACGCTGGTGAGCCTCACGCTGACGCCGCTGGTGATTGAAGAGGTGAAGGCCGTGCACGCGGACATCGACCGCGTGGACATCCGTGGCCATGCGCTGCTGTTCGCCAGCGGCATCTTCGCGAAGCTCCCATCGGACATGCCGGACACGCTGGCGCTGGCGGCGCTGGACGTGTGTGGAGCTCCAGCGCTGGTGGCCCGCCATGTGCGGCCGGGGATGACGGTGGCGGTGCTGGGCGCGGGCAAGAGCGGGGCGCTGTGCCTGGCGCAGGCGCGGCGCAACCTGGAGAGCCGCGGGAAGCTCATCGCCCTGGACGTGTCGCAGGGGGCGCTGGACCTGCTGTCCTCCATCGGCCTGTGCGACGCGGCGCTGAAGGTGGATGCCACGCAGGGCGTGGACGTGATGGAGGCGGTGAGCCGGGCGACGGACGGCCAGCTCTGCGACCTGGTGGTCAACTGCGCCAGCGTGGGCAACACGGAGATGGCCACCATCCTGTCCGTGAAGGACGGGGGCACGGCCATCTTCTTCTCCATGGCGACGAGCTTCACCGCCGCGGCGCTGGGCGCTGAGGGCGTGGGCAAGGACGTCACCATGGTGGTGGGCAATGGCTACGTGCCCGGCCACGCCGCGCTGACGCTCGACCTGCTGCGCACCGAGCCGGAGCTGCTCCAGCTCTTCGCCACCCGGTACGTCTGA
- a CDS encoding alpha/beta hydrolase, whose protein sequence is MKGQLDTRELQSPALEANPLGDPARRRLTVYLPPGYGEGDRRYPVVYFLHAFGNSGGTWTNAAGFGPTVPERMDALIESGALPPAIGVFPDGWTSLGGSQWVNSDAIGRYRDYLAKDVVGFVDRTYRTLPKAASRAVVGHSSGGYGALVMGRYHPEVFSHLGAHAADSYFEYCYLPDLPKAATSLLKSGGVDAWHAEFRKRVRETKMRGDDFPVVNTLAMAAAYSPKKGEPLNLELPFDAQTGRIKLDVWNRWLVHDPVRFVPKFLDSFRKLKTVFLDCGTRDEFNIRWGTRMLADDLKAANLELVHEEFEDGHSGVSYRFERSLAVLVPKLARE, encoded by the coding sequence ATGAAGGGACAGCTGGATACGCGCGAGCTGCAATCGCCCGCGCTGGAGGCGAACCCGCTGGGCGACCCGGCCCGGCGCCGGCTCACCGTGTACCTGCCGCCCGGCTATGGCGAGGGAGACCGACGCTACCCGGTCGTCTACTTCCTGCACGCCTTCGGCAACAGCGGCGGCACGTGGACCAACGCCGCGGGCTTCGGCCCCACCGTCCCCGAGCGGATGGACGCGCTCATCGAGTCCGGCGCGCTGCCGCCCGCCATCGGCGTCTTCCCCGACGGGTGGACGTCGCTCGGCGGCAGCCAGTGGGTGAACAGCGACGCCATCGGCCGCTACCGCGACTACCTGGCCAAGGACGTGGTGGGCTTCGTGGACCGCACGTACCGCACGCTGCCCAAGGCGGCCTCGCGCGCGGTGGTGGGCCACAGCTCCGGCGGCTACGGCGCGCTGGTGATGGGCCGCTACCACCCGGAGGTGTTCTCCCACCTGGGCGCGCACGCGGCGGACTCGTATTTCGAGTACTGCTACCTGCCGGACCTGCCCAAGGCGGCGACCTCGCTGCTGAAGTCGGGCGGCGTGGACGCGTGGCACGCGGAGTTCCGCAAGCGCGTGCGCGAGACGAAGATGCGCGGCGACGACTTCCCGGTGGTGAACACGCTGGCGATGGCGGCGGCGTACTCGCCGAAGAAGGGCGAGCCGCTGAACCTGGAGCTGCCCTTCGACGCGCAGACGGGCCGCATCAAGCTGGACGTGTGGAACCGCTGGCTGGTGCACGACCCGGTGCGCTTCGTGCCCAAGTTCCTGGACTCGTTCCGCAAGCTGAAGACGGTGTTCCTCGACTGCGGCACCCGCGACGAGTTCAACATCCGCTGGGGCACGCGCATGCTCGCGGACGACCTCAAGGCCGCCAACCTCGAGCTGGTGCACGAGGAGTTCGAGGACGGGCACTCCGGCGTGTCCTACCGCTTCGAGCGCTCGCTGGCGGTGCTGGTGCCGAAGCTGGCTCGCGAGTAG
- a CDS encoding uracil-DNA glycosylase: MNDDSLDSSQELSSVLDEVRRHLLWQEEAGGRVLMIDAKAASELQRSAPSLRSILARGNGAPDSGTAAGRPAAVPARPPSAVPDARPMARPGPSTSSSPGDAPMRPAVTGPMARPGPSTSSSPGDAPMRPAATAPTGSPLSARGPASRTPPVGGAGLLADVPQQAPHAPGRLPGMGTGDRPTLDEIRRELGDCQRCKLCSTRKNIVFGSGNPRAELVFVGEGPGENEDLQGVPFVGAAGELLTKMIEAMGFRRDDVYICNVVKCRPPGNRNPEPEEIASCEPFLRAQLAAIQPKVVVALGKFAAQTLLRDSTAITRLRGNWRTYEGIQLMPTFHPAYLLRSPAEKRKAWEDLQAVMKVLGKQPGSRA; the protein is encoded by the coding sequence GTGAACGACGACTCCCTCGACTCCTCGCAGGAACTGAGCTCCGTGCTGGACGAGGTGCGCCGCCATCTGCTGTGGCAGGAGGAGGCCGGCGGCCGTGTGCTGATGATTGACGCGAAGGCGGCATCCGAGCTCCAGCGCTCCGCGCCTTCGCTCCGCTCCATCCTGGCCCGGGGCAACGGGGCTCCGGACTCCGGCACCGCGGCGGGCCGCCCTGCCGCTGTCCCTGCCCGGCCCCCGAGCGCTGTCCCGGACGCCCGGCCCATGGCTCGCCCTGGACCCTCTACGTCCAGCAGCCCCGGCGATGCTCCGATGCGCCCGGCGGTCACCGGGCCCATGGCTCGGCCTGGCCCTTCCACGTCCAGCAGCCCCGGCGATGCTCCGATGCGCCCGGCGGCCACCGCGCCCACCGGCTCGCCCCTGTCCGCGCGGGGCCCGGCTTCGCGCACTCCGCCCGTGGGTGGGGCGGGCCTGCTCGCGGACGTGCCGCAGCAGGCGCCTCACGCCCCGGGTCGGCTGCCGGGAATGGGGACCGGAGACCGGCCCACGCTGGATGAGATTCGCCGCGAGCTGGGCGACTGCCAGCGCTGCAAGCTGTGCAGCACGCGCAAGAACATCGTCTTCGGCTCGGGCAACCCGCGCGCGGAGCTCGTCTTCGTGGGCGAGGGCCCGGGGGAGAACGAGGACCTGCAAGGCGTCCCCTTCGTCGGCGCGGCGGGTGAGCTGCTGACGAAGATGATTGAGGCCATGGGCTTCCGTCGCGACGACGTCTACATCTGCAACGTCGTGAAGTGCCGGCCGCCCGGCAACCGCAACCCGGAGCCGGAGGAGATTGCCTCGTGCGAGCCGTTCCTGCGCGCGCAGCTGGCGGCCATCCAGCCGAAGGTGGTGGTGGCGCTGGGCAAGTTCGCGGCGCAGACGCTGCTGCGGGACAGCACGGCCATCACCCGCCTGCGCGGCAACTGGCGCACGTACGAGGGCATCCAGCTCATGCCCACCTTCCACCCGGCGTACCTCCTGCGCAGCCCGGCGGAGAAGCGCAAGGCGTGGGAGGACCTGCAGGCGGTGATGAAGGTCCTCGGCAAGCAACCCGGCTCGCGCGCCTAG